The following are from one region of the Escherichia sp. E4742 genome:
- a CDS encoding fimbrial-like adhesin, protein MKAVFHFLTFICLLVSSVAATANTSIIAGNESITQMSGPSSGGRATFRYSAGTNNLVFYKPTQLGPAGVTLHFSQLDSAGADGDGVLYCNTSSSASGEPMTLENKMVDSGKSYGGHKLFETTVPGLYYTLKISRIWSAWETTASISESYIGDTPSIVFRFNITNANLRRACNGQATTEGTYWAIGGIYQNLDIEFYTDQTFNPTSNQRVGLKTTSNYLYSFKSYGAGRNISSDYIYIDFNLVNLYITLPTCFTSVLTGPTVSGSTVDLGEYTAGQVSSNSASPVPFDISLQNCIRIRNIETKMTSTKVGVSNQQLLGNTLTSSDKATGVGVLIEGLPNSVHSQKVILEPNNSSSVYNDYESETDTSGGIYPEKDRGTSQPLHFQATLKQDGSAPITPGEFKATSTFQITYP, encoded by the coding sequence ATGAAAGCAGTCTTTCATTTTTTAACTTTTATATGCCTGCTGGTTTCAAGTGTTGCAGCAACGGCTAACACCAGTATTATCGCTGGTAATGAATCCATCACTCAAATGAGTGGTCCATCATCAGGTGGTCGGGCGACATTTCGCTATTCGGCGGGCACTAACAATCTTGTTTTTTATAAGCCAACCCAACTCGGCCCTGCGGGGGTAACTCTTCATTTTTCTCAACTGGACTCTGCGGGCGCTGATGGCGATGGTGTTCTTTATTGCAATACAAGTAGTAGTGCCAGTGGCGAACCTATGACGCTTGAAAATAAAATGGTTGATTCCGGCAAAAGTTATGGTGGGCACAAGTTATTTGAAACGACCGTACCCGGCCTCTATTACACACTAAAAATATCGAGAATCTGGTCTGCCTGGGAAACCACAGCCAGCATAAGCGAATCTTACATTGGTGACACCCCCTCAATCGTTTTCCGTTTCAATATCACCAACGCTAACCTACGGCGTGCTTGCAATGGGCAAGCAACTACAGAAGGAACATACTGGGCGATTGGTGGGATATACCAGAACCTTGATATCGAATTTTATACTGACCAAACATTTAACCCAACATCTAATCAACGGGTGGGATTAAAAACCACATCAAATTATTTATACAGTTTTAAATCCTATGGCGCGGGGCGAAATATTAGCAGTGATTATATCTATATCGATTTTAACCTGGTAAACCTCTATATTACGCTGCCAACGTGTTTTACTTCTGTGCTGACCGGCCCTACCGTCAGTGGTTCGACGGTGGATTTAGGGGAGTACACGGCTGGACAAGTATCATCAAATTCAGCGTCGCCAGTCCCCTTTGATATATCCCTGCAAAACTGTATCCGCATACGCAACATTGAAACCAAAATGACATCGACGAAAGTCGGGGTTTCCAACCAACAATTACTGGGTAATACATTAACAAGTTCAGACAAAGCCACAGGTGTTGGGGTTCTTATTGAAGGCTTACCTAATTCTGTACATTCGCAAAAGGTCATTCTCGAACCAAATAACAGCAGTTCAGTTTACAATGATTATGAATCTGAAACTGACACTAGTGGCGGTATTTACCCTGAAAAGGACCGGGGAACTTCCCAGCCTCTTCATTTCCAGGCAACGTTGAAACAAGACGGGAGCGCCCCGATTACACCGGGGGAATTTAAAGCGACCAGTACCTTCCAGATAACCTACCCTTAA
- a CDS encoding fimbrial-like protein has translation MHPTQRKTTNKTGLFLTLILSMASPAMAGMDIDMTANVKNSTCRSEISNQGNLDLGVVGVGYFTGSTSAEDYQPGGKEFTVTVTDCAFQGTGDVLTQLHIDFRPLSGAMAAGSRQIFNNENVTGASNVGVVIFSIQDPAHMFNVLNNAGVSRSIYPVMSSAINNSSWKFSTRMQKINSSVAVTSGQVTSHVLIDINYE, from the coding sequence ATGCATCCCACCCAACGTAAAACGACGAACAAAACAGGTCTGTTCCTGACATTAATATTATCAATGGCTTCTCCTGCAATGGCGGGAATGGATATTGATATGACGGCCAATGTCAAAAATAGCACCTGCAGAAGCGAAATCAGCAATCAGGGTAATCTCGATCTTGGCGTCGTCGGTGTGGGATATTTTACCGGCAGTACCTCCGCTGAAGACTATCAACCCGGTGGAAAAGAATTCACTGTCACAGTAACTGACTGTGCATTTCAGGGCACCGGAGATGTCTTAACCCAGTTACATATTGACTTCAGGCCACTCAGTGGCGCGATGGCAGCAGGCTCCCGGCAAATATTTAATAACGAGAATGTTACAGGAGCCAGCAACGTCGGCGTGGTTATTTTTTCCATTCAGGACCCGGCACATATGTTCAACGTTCTGAATAACGCAGGGGTTTCTCGTTCAATCTATCCAGTGATGTCATCGGCAATAAATAATTCATCATGGAAATTTTCTACCCGAATGCAAAAGATTAATTCTTCTGTGGCAGTAACATCCGGTCAGGTAACCAGCCATGTATTAATTGATATTAATTATGAATAA
- the yadL gene encoding fimbrial-like protein YadL: protein MMIYKKLRSGLSIGLALTVFQLTIPVYAATDSIGLTVLTTVEMGTCTAKLVNDSNQDITAVEFGDVYISEINAKSKIKTFKLQFKDCAGIPGKKAQIKLTKRATCEGTSNDGPGFANGSTGTGQASAVAVEVWSTTTPAVGSATQFSCVAPANKEVTIATATGNNVVDYPMSARLVVEKDNTASNVTAGTFSAPATFTVTYN from the coding sequence ATAATGATATATAAAAAATTACGTTCTGGATTATCCATTGGTTTGGCTCTTACCGTATTTCAGTTAACCATTCCTGTATATGCGGCTACTGATAGCATTGGACTGACCGTTCTGACTACTGTAGAGATGGGAACCTGCACTGCAAAACTGGTAAATGATAGCAATCAGGACATAACTGCTGTGGAGTTTGGTGATGTTTATATTTCTGAAATCAATGCCAAATCTAAGATTAAAACGTTTAAATTACAGTTTAAAGACTGTGCCGGTATTCCTGGAAAAAAAGCGCAGATTAAACTGACTAAACGCGCAACGTGTGAAGGGACGAGTAATGATGGCCCCGGTTTTGCCAATGGTTCGACAGGCACAGGTCAAGCAAGCGCCGTTGCCGTCGAAGTCTGGAGTACGACCACTCCCGCTGTAGGAAGTGCGACACAATTTAGTTGCGTTGCGCCAGCAAATAAAGAAGTCACTATTGCAACAGCGACGGGCAATAATGTTGTGGATTACCCAATGAGTGCCCGCCTGGTAGTAGAGAAAGATAATACAGCCAGCAACGTCACCGCTGGCACATTTTCTGCGCCAGCAACATTTACTGTGACCTATAACTAA